A genome region from Natronobeatus ordinarius includes the following:
- a CDS encoding penicillin acylase family protein, translating into MVTERTRRAVIVGSLAAGIGGLSLSGARGLLESFAPLSGDVWEAAGRERSERVASPYGEATVRIDDEGVPHVEANDEAAAYFAVGYCHGFDRTFQLDLGRRVMRGRLSEIVGEATLEDDEFHLSMDFVGAAEATWDGVRETPAGSLIEAYADGVNAAIETEQLPLEFQLLEYEPEPWTPVDTMLMEKQIAWTLTGNFDELREALVADRLGEDLAAALYPERMDHDVPILRESDRLGTIGGLSGGAESNDGNVGSPADSSDELGGSPAGSSDDEPTGDRTERAAIGPALLEWLSRFESPPGVGSNSWVVSGEHTSSGRPIVANDPHLPLMTPPLWYEQHVQTPETSVRGVTFPGVPFVLIGANEHGAWGFTNVGADVLDCYTYEFSEDRERYRYRGEWRELETERRELPVAGAEDRSLLVSKTVHGPVLEREGRTVGVSWTGLTATRTTEAIYAYARSEGLEDVLEATEYFDLPTQNLVYADADGRTCYYVTGKLPIRTVDGEPVSGHRLFDGSTGEGEWEGFTPYGESSWEGFVPFEEQPHAIDPDLLATANQRVADEPAHYIGVDYATPYRGARIDEFLEAYAESGEPIDPGVHRDLQRDVHDGRAAAFVPDLLEAVSEADAADELGDAAETLEAWDGRMHRDSRGALLFARWLHHYRRATFEPTFADAGLDASYYPNDWVLARLPEEREFFTEASRAETMVDALRETVSELDAEGWDRYGDWNTTGAVEHPFGSEAPFLNYEERPTDGSAATVDNYRFESAVGASWKQVVEPGGEAWGILPGGNSGDYFSPHYDDQFTRWADGEYKPMALEPAGEVAITFEEGSS; encoded by the coding sequence ATGGTCACAGAGCGCACGAGGCGCGCCGTTATCGTTGGCTCGCTGGCGGCGGGGATCGGCGGGCTCTCACTATCTGGTGCCCGCGGCCTCCTCGAGTCGTTCGCGCCGCTGTCGGGGGACGTCTGGGAGGCCGCCGGCCGGGAGCGCTCCGAACGGGTCGCGAGCCCGTACGGCGAGGCGACGGTCCGGATCGACGACGAGGGTGTCCCACACGTCGAGGCCAACGACGAGGCGGCGGCGTACTTCGCCGTCGGCTACTGCCACGGCTTCGACCGGACCTTCCAGCTCGACCTCGGGCGGCGGGTGATGCGGGGTCGGCTCTCGGAGATCGTCGGCGAGGCGACGCTCGAGGACGACGAGTTCCACCTCTCGATGGACTTCGTCGGGGCGGCCGAGGCCACCTGGGACGGCGTGCGCGAGACGCCGGCGGGCTCCCTGATCGAAGCCTACGCCGACGGGGTGAACGCCGCGATCGAGACCGAACAGCTCCCGCTCGAGTTCCAGTTGCTCGAGTACGAGCCAGAGCCGTGGACGCCCGTGGATACGATGCTGATGGAGAAACAGATCGCCTGGACGCTGACGGGGAACTTCGACGAGCTTCGCGAGGCACTCGTCGCCGATCGGCTGGGCGAGGACCTCGCCGCGGCGCTCTACCCCGAACGGATGGATCATGACGTCCCGATCCTGCGCGAGTCCGATCGGCTGGGGACGATCGGTGGGCTCAGCGGGGGCGCGGAGTCGAACGACGGAAACGTGGGGTCCCCCGCCGACTCGAGTGACGAACTCGGTGGGAGTCCAGCCGGCTCGAGCGACGACGAGCCGACCGGCGACCGGACGGAGCGAGCAGCGATCGGTCCGGCGCTCCTCGAGTGGCTCTCGCGATTCGAGTCGCCGCCCGGCGTCGGCTCGAACAGCTGGGTCGTCTCGGGCGAGCACACCTCGAGTGGCCGACCGATCGTGGCGAACGATCCCCACCTCCCCCTGATGACGCCGCCGCTGTGGTACGAACAGCACGTCCAGACGCCCGAGACGTCGGTTCGGGGGGTCACCTTCCCCGGCGTGCCGTTCGTCCTCATCGGCGCGAACGAGCACGGGGCGTGGGGGTTCACCAACGTCGGTGCGGACGTCCTCGACTGTTACACCTACGAGTTCAGCGAGGATCGCGAGCGCTACCGCTATCGTGGCGAGTGGCGCGAACTCGAGACCGAACGGCGGGAACTGCCCGTCGCCGGCGCCGAGGACCGGTCGCTGCTCGTCTCGAAGACCGTCCACGGGCCGGTGCTCGAGCGCGAGGGGCGGACGGTCGGCGTCTCCTGGACCGGCCTGACGGCCACGCGCACGACCGAAGCGATCTACGCCTACGCCAGAAGCGAGGGGCTCGAGGACGTCCTCGAGGCGACCGAGTACTTCGACCTCCCCACGCAGAACCTCGTCTACGCCGACGCCGACGGGCGGACGTGTTACTACGTCACCGGGAAGCTCCCGATCCGGACGGTCGACGGCGAGCCCGTCTCCGGACACCGGCTCTTCGACGGCTCCACGGGTGAGGGCGAGTGGGAAGGGTTCACCCCATACGGCGAGTCCTCCTGGGAGGGGTTCGTCCCGTTCGAGGAGCAACCCCACGCGATCGATCCCGACCTCCTCGCGACGGCCAACCAGCGCGTCGCCGACGAGCCCGCCCACTACATCGGGGTCGACTACGCGACCCCCTACCGCGGCGCGCGCATCGACGAGTTCCTCGAGGCGTACGCCGAGTCTGGCGAGCCGATCGACCCCGGCGTCCACCGCGACCTTCAGCGCGACGTCCACGACGGCCGGGCGGCGGCGTTCGTCCCCGACCTGCTCGAGGCGGTCTCCGAGGCCGACGCGGCCGACGAACTCGGCGACGCCGCCGAGACGCTCGAGGCGTGGGACGGCCGGATGCACCGCGACTCACGGGGGGCGCTGCTGTTCGCTCGCTGGCTCCACCACTATCGCCGGGCGACCTTCGAGCCGACGTTCGCGGACGCGGGGCTCGACGCGTCGTACTACCCGAACGACTGGGTGCTCGCGCGCCTCCCCGAAGAGCGCGAGTTCTTCACGGAGGCCTCGCGTGCGGAGACGATGGTCGACGCGCTCCGGGAGACGGTGTCGGAACTCGATGCCGAAGGCTGGGACCGGTACGGCGACTGGAACACGACCGGCGCCGTCGAACACCCGTTTGGCTCCGAAGCACCGTTTCTGAACTACGAGGAGCGGCCGACCGACGGCTCGGCGGCGACGGTGGACAACTACCGGTTCGAGTCGGCCGTCGGGGCGAGCTGGAAACAGGTCGTCGAGCCGGGCGGCGAGGCGTGGGGGATCCTCCCCGGTGGCAACTCTGGCGACTACTTTTCGCCGCACTACGACGACCAGTTCACCCGGTGGGCCGACGGCGAGTACAAACCGATGGCGCTCGAGCCCGCTGGTGAGGTCGCGATTACCTTCGAGGAGGGGTCGTCGTGA
- a CDS encoding globin-coupled sensor protein produces the protein MAGSGQFGSVGYSKDVDASDVADRIGLTEAEIEWRKEFIDFTDEDVERLRRYEETFNLRGDDVAELFYENLEKHGQTLEIMDRSPRSVEQLKWSQKMYLVTLATGEYDQAYFENRARIGKLHDMLEMPMKHYVGQYGVYYNLILPIIAEQIHEDISASIRAAIDRQEELRDDDGGGRLSGLLGRGSDGDDEAFEEAIEELEDELSERIDERIAELHSILKIINLDMQVAIDTYIDSYSDVEEMLDHQQHVTKQVSHAMQDITNAGQQVAGGVEDIAHSVGEQSQQTTQAAASMQDVSVAIEQLATTTDAVAGRDDELLGRVETGESLCEQAIESMEHVREDSQRAHDDVAELIEAVDEIWHLVETIEEAAEETKTLAVNANLEAKRSDRDEGFNVVASEFKELSDEIKTQTKEVDARVEGVRTQTDETLDALEADRERVDDNIREAIELKDALGEIRESVEGFSMEVQELSSLVEEQAANTEEMAVVIDTIDDEAQSISDELEAVTAAIEEQFSKVETVESVVTELARKGDERDTRYTARSA, from the coding sequence ATGGCAGGATCCGGGCAGTTCGGTTCGGTGGGGTACAGCAAAGACGTCGATGCGAGCGATGTCGCCGATCGTATCGGCCTCACTGAAGCGGAGATCGAATGGCGAAAGGAGTTCATCGACTTCACCGACGAGGACGTCGAGCGCCTGCGCCGATATGAAGAAACGTTCAATCTTCGTGGTGACGACGTCGCGGAGTTGTTCTACGAAAACCTCGAGAAACACGGTCAGACGCTCGAGATCATGGACCGATCGCCACGAAGCGTCGAGCAGCTCAAGTGGTCCCAGAAGATGTACCTGGTGACGCTCGCGACCGGGGAGTACGACCAGGCGTACTTCGAGAACCGCGCCCGGATCGGGAAGCTCCACGACATGCTCGAGATGCCGATGAAACACTACGTCGGCCAGTACGGCGTCTACTACAACCTGATCCTCCCGATCATCGCAGAGCAGATCCATGAGGACATCTCGGCGTCGATTCGCGCGGCGATCGACCGCCAGGAGGAACTCCGGGACGACGACGGCGGTGGCCGCCTGTCGGGACTGCTCGGCCGCGGAAGCGACGGTGACGACGAGGCGTTCGAGGAGGCGATCGAAGAACTCGAGGACGAACTGTCCGAACGGATCGACGAGCGGATCGCCGAACTGCACTCGATTCTCAAGATCATCAACCTCGACATGCAGGTGGCGATCGACACGTACATCGACTCCTACTCGGACGTCGAAGAAATGCTGGATCACCAACAGCACGTCACGAAGCAGGTCTCCCACGCGATGCAGGACATCACGAACGCCGGGCAACAGGTCGCCGGTGGCGTCGAAGACATCGCCCACTCCGTCGGCGAGCAGTCACAGCAGACCACACAGGCTGCAGCGAGCATGCAAGACGTCAGCGTCGCGATCGAGCAGCTGGCGACGACCACGGACGCGGTTGCGGGTCGCGACGACGAGTTGCTCGGGCGCGTCGAGACCGGCGAATCGCTGTGCGAGCAGGCGATCGAGTCGATGGAACACGTTCGCGAGGACAGCCAACGGGCCCACGACGACGTCGCCGAACTGATCGAGGCCGTCGACGAGATCTGGCACCTCGTCGAAACGATCGAGGAAGCCGCAGAGGAGACGAAGACGCTCGCGGTAAACGCGAACCTGGAGGCCAAACGATCGGATCGAGACGAGGGGTTCAACGTCGTCGCCAGCGAGTTCAAGGAGCTCTCCGACGAGATCAAAACCCAGACGAAAGAGGTCGATGCACGGGTCGAGGGCGTTCGCACGCAGACGGACGAGACGCTCGACGCACTCGAAGCGGATCGAGAGCGCGTGGACGACAACATCCGCGAAGCAATCGAGCTGAAAGACGCCCTCGGCGAGATCCGCGAGAGTGTCGAAGGCTTCTCCATGGAGGTTCAGGAACTCTCCTCGCTCGTCGAGGAGCAGGCCGCAAACACCGAAGAGATGGCGGTAGTGATCGACACGATCGACGACGAAGCCCAGTCGATCAGCGACGAACTGGAAGCCGTCACCGCCGCCATCGAAGAGCAGTTCTCGAAAGTCGAGACGGTCGAGTCCGTCGTCACCGAACTGGCCAGGAAGGGCGACGAACGTGACACCCGGTACACGGCTCGGTCGGCGTAG
- a CDS encoding aldehyde ferredoxin oxidoreductase family protein, with the protein MAQRDSILRVDLTAETVRSERVPEPWLRTYVGGKGLGARYLYDELEPGTDPFDEANVLLVLVGPLTGFLPGEQRAVVVTKSPLTGTFLDSYAGGTMAGRLAGSLGEHVGLLVTGRAARPVFLSVADGDVTLEAADDCWGLDARETDDRFPDAAVACIGPAGENRVAYATIATDGGEHHAGRGGAGAVMGAKRLKAIVARDGPPEPTDRLCELRERYEAAFADDDTGRWHAASETLETVDVANEVGVLPTRGWQEGRFEGAADVGIEAAKDAARERERADDPVPGGFRVESDDGESVPRGATPTVLGAGLGIDDFDAVATLGSLCDRLAMDVISSGNAVAWAIRASEEGLLERDRSFGDETAARELLEEIATRETPVGDALAEGVAAAATEYGGAELIPSVKGMALPAYDPRGAAAMALAYATSDRGACHRRARPVEVEAVTGDAWTVDERVAAVVEEQNRRAILWSLIADDFFGDALVDLGAAWLSAVGREYDPADLERAGERIWTLVRLFNVREGFSRADDDLPEVLTKPLEGGPNDGRAVDREAFEAMLDRYYEVRGWDSDGRPTAETLERLGLEDVLEDRS; encoded by the coding sequence GTGGCACAGCGCGACTCGATCCTCCGCGTCGACCTCACGGCGGAGACCGTGCGGAGCGAACGGGTGCCCGAGCCGTGGCTCCGGACGTACGTCGGTGGGAAGGGCCTCGGCGCCCGATATCTGTACGACGAACTCGAGCCCGGAACCGACCCGTTCGACGAGGCGAACGTCCTGCTCGTGCTCGTCGGCCCGCTCACCGGCTTCCTCCCCGGCGAACAGCGCGCCGTCGTCGTGACGAAGTCGCCGCTCACGGGGACGTTTCTCGACTCCTACGCCGGCGGCACGATGGCGGGACGACTCGCAGGCTCGCTCGGCGAGCACGTCGGCCTCCTCGTCACCGGGCGCGCAGCGCGACCCGTCTTCCTCTCGGTCGCCGACGGCGACGTCACGCTCGAGGCGGCCGACGACTGCTGGGGGCTCGACGCCCGCGAGACCGACGACCGATTCCCGGACGCCGCCGTGGCGTGTATCGGTCCCGCCGGCGAGAATCGGGTCGCCTACGCCACCATCGCCACGGACGGCGGCGAGCACCACGCGGGACGGGGCGGCGCCGGTGCCGTCATGGGCGCAAAGCGGCTGAAAGCGATCGTCGCCCGCGACGGGCCGCCCGAGCCGACCGACCGGCTGTGCGAACTCCGCGAGCGGTACGAGGCGGCGTTCGCCGACGACGACACCGGCCGCTGGCACGCCGCGAGCGAGACGCTCGAGACGGTCGACGTCGCCAACGAGGTCGGCGTCCTCCCGACCCGGGGCTGGCAGGAAGGTCGCTTCGAGGGAGCGGCGGACGTGGGGATCGAGGCCGCGAAGGACGCCGCCCGCGAGCGCGAACGCGCGGACGATCCGGTCCCGGGCGGCTTCCGCGTCGAGAGCGACGACGGCGAGAGCGTGCCACGGGGGGCGACGCCCACCGTCCTGGGCGCCGGCCTCGGCATCGACGACTTCGACGCCGTCGCCACGCTCGGCTCGCTCTGTGACCGCCTCGCGATGGACGTCATCTCGAGTGGCAACGCCGTCGCCTGGGCGATCCGGGCGAGCGAGGAGGGACTCCTCGAGCGCGACCGCTCGTTCGGGGACGAGACGGCCGCCCGCGAACTCCTCGAAGAAATCGCGACCCGTGAGACCCCGGTCGGGGACGCGCTCGCAGAGGGCGTCGCCGCGGCGGCCACCGAGTACGGTGGGGCCGAGCTGATCCCGTCGGTGAAGGGGATGGCGTTGCCGGCGTACGATCCGCGGGGGGCGGCCGCGATGGCGCTCGCGTACGCGACGAGCGACCGCGGCGCCTGCCACCGTCGCGCCCGGCCGGTCGAGGTCGAGGCGGTCACCGGCGACGCCTGGACGGTCGACGAGCGCGTCGCGGCGGTCGTCGAGGAGCAAAACCGCCGGGCGATCCTCTGGAGTCTGATCGCCGACGACTTCTTCGGCGACGCGCTCGTCGACCTCGGCGCGGCGTGGCTCTCGGCGGTCGGGCGGGAGTACGACCCCGCCGACCTCGAGCGCGCCGGGGAGCGGATCTGGACGCTCGTCCGGCTGTTCAACGTGCGCGAGGGCTTCTCGCGGGCCGACGACGACCTCCCCGAGGTCCTCACGAAACCGCTCGAGGGCGGGCCGAACGACGGCCGTGCGGTGGACCGAGAGGCGTTCGAGGCGATGCTCGATCGGTACTACGAGGTGCGCGGCTGGGACTCGGACGGTCGGCCGACCGCGGAGACGCTCGAGCGGCTCGGACTCGAGGACGTGCTCGAGGATCGATCGTAG
- a CDS encoding ABC transporter ATP-binding protein, whose protein sequence is MIEVENLRKEYGGFVAVEGSSFAVDRGEVFGVVGPNGAGKTTTLKTLAGLIEPTEGTATVAGYPAGDPEMQRRLGFLPEESPLYEEMTARSYLHFFADLYAVSRDVASERIETALDRLELEHRDRRIGNMSKGMKRKVAIARALVNDPDVLIFDEPASGLDPLTTNYVVEFTRELAEEGKTIVFSAHNLFHVESVCDRVVIMTEGRIVARGTIEEIREEHGGTEYHVYATVDAGGGVRENGDFRHIVSDMDAVERLRETVEHEGGEVTDIQTHTPSLEEIFLEVADDDGTADSATS, encoded by the coding sequence ATGATCGAAGTCGAGAACCTCCGCAAAGAGTACGGAGGATTCGTCGCCGTCGAGGGGAGTTCGTTCGCCGTCGACCGCGGCGAGGTCTTCGGCGTCGTCGGCCCGAACGGGGCCGGCAAGACGACCACGCTGAAGACGCTCGCCGGGCTGATCGAACCCACCGAGGGGACGGCGACGGTCGCGGGCTACCCCGCAGGCGACCCGGAGATGCAACGCCGGCTCGGATTTCTCCCGGAGGAGTCCCCGCTCTACGAGGAGATGACCGCCCGGTCGTACCTCCACTTTTTCGCCGACCTCTACGCCGTCTCTCGCGACGTCGCCAGCGAGCGCATCGAGACCGCGCTCGACCGCCTCGAGCTGGAGCATCGCGATCGCCGGATCGGCAACATGTCGAAGGGGATGAAACGCAAGGTCGCTATCGCCCGCGCGCTGGTGAACGACCCAGACGTACTCATCTTCGACGAGCCCGCCTCGGGGCTCGACCCGCTGACGACGAACTACGTCGTCGAGTTTACCCGCGAACTCGCCGAGGAAGGCAAGACGATCGTCTTCAGCGCGCACAACCTCTTTCACGTCGAGAGCGTCTGCGACCGCGTCGTCATCATGACCGAGGGACGGATCGTCGCCCGCGGCACCATCGAGGAGATCCGCGAGGAACACGGCGGGACGGAGTACCACGTCTACGCGACCGTCGACGCCGGTGGCGGCGTCCGCGAGAACGGCGACTTCCGCCACATCGTCTCCGACATGGACGCCGTGGAACGCCTCAGAGAGACCGTCGAGCACGAAGGCGGGGAGGTCACGGACATCCAGACCCACACGCCGAGCCTCGAGGAGATCTTCCTCGAGGTCGCCGACGACGACGGAACGGCCGATTCGGCGACGTCATGA
- a CDS encoding PLP-dependent cysteine synthase family protein, translating into MKASILDTIGSPLVQVASPDGATIAAKIESFNPGGSAKDRPALAMVRAAERDGTLEPGDRIVEPTSGNTGIGLALVCAARGYDLTIVMPASKSKERRQIMAAYGADLELVDGDMTDARERADELEAEGAVQLGQFENPANPDAHYRTTGSEILEQVGDREVDVFVAGVGTGGTLSGVGRRLREAFPDVEIVAVEPERNPVLSTGEPGHDDFQGMGPGFVSDNLDVDLIDRVETVRLEDAEAECRRLAREEGILVGQSSGATSLVSRRVAREIADPSLECPELPDAFEGQFGTPTETDGGSRTDDCPLVVTVFWDSGERYLSTGLFD; encoded by the coding sequence ATGAAGGCTAGCATCCTGGACACCATCGGTTCACCGCTGGTTCAGGTGGCGTCACCCGATGGAGCGACGATCGCCGCCAAGATCGAGTCGTTCAACCCGGGCGGATCGGCCAAGGATCGACCGGCGCTGGCGATGGTCCGGGCGGCAGAACGCGACGGAACGCTCGAGCCGGGCGACCGGATCGTCGAGCCGACGAGCGGCAACACCGGGATCGGGCTCGCGCTCGTCTGTGCGGCCCGGGGATACGACCTCACGATCGTCATGCCCGCTTCGAAGTCGAAAGAACGGCGCCAGATCATGGCCGCCTACGGAGCCGACCTCGAGCTCGTCGACGGCGATATGACTGACGCGCGCGAGCGGGCGGACGAGCTCGAAGCCGAGGGCGCAGTCCAGCTAGGACAGTTCGAGAACCCTGCAAACCCCGACGCACACTACCGGACCACCGGCTCGGAGATCCTCGAGCAGGTGGGCGACCGTGAGGTCGACGTCTTCGTCGCCGGCGTCGGCACCGGCGGGACGCTCTCGGGGGTCGGCCGCCGGCTGCGCGAGGCGTTCCCCGACGTCGAGATCGTCGCCGTCGAGCCGGAGCGCAACCCCGTGCTCTCGACCGGTGAGCCCGGCCACGACGACTTCCAGGGCATGGGGCCCGGCTTCGTCAGCGACAACCTCGACGTCGACCTGATCGACCGCGTCGAGACCGTCAGACTCGAGGACGCGGAGGCCGAGTGTCGCCGCCTCGCTCGCGAGGAGGGGATCCTGGTGGGCCAGTCCAGCGGCGCGACCAGCCTCGTCTCCCGGCGGGTCGCCCGCGAGATCGCCGATCCGAGCCTCGAGTGTCCGGAGCTCCCCGACGCCTTCGAGGGGCAGTTCGGGACGCCGACGGAGACCGACGGCGGAAGTCGGACGGACGACTGTCCGCTCGTGGTGACCGTCTTCTGGGACAGCGGCGAGCGCTACCTCTCGACCGGGCTGTTCGACTGA
- a CDS encoding ABC transporter permease encodes MSRDVDAPRGRTDDSSGGRRGPNPPTPSEDGSSLGPRWSIVRRELRSLRSEKTIVLALAIQLFVAAFSSFLLVGFVSMYDPGSVDGYEAQVAITGDDPDPLVAAVNEREGLSGTQYDRDAAYEAFDDGSVGAVVDANRDDDGRLLVSVIAPDEGIETTLLVVQLQETLEHVELTERERNAEHLERQPLPLPPAVEASPYFGFTYTVLLPLLLFLPVFISGSIAVDSLIEERQRGTLELLRVAPPSFADVVASKLVATAGIAPVQAVAWLALLVLNGIAVANVLALVILVAAFAAFVVAFGLLVALTAPDRRQAQLLYSGGVIGALVLALLLPEHPANTIAKLAVGNPAPTTWLSLLAYCLVGVVAVVALRGVVDRLDPESL; translated from the coding sequence TTGTCACGTGACGTCGACGCCCCTCGAGGCCGAACGGACGACTCGAGCGGTGGCCGACGGGGGCCGAATCCGCCGACGCCGAGCGAGGACGGCTCGTCCCTCGGCCCGCGCTGGTCGATCGTCCGCCGGGAACTGCGCTCGCTGCGCTCTGAGAAGACGATCGTCCTCGCGCTGGCCATCCAGCTGTTCGTCGCGGCGTTCTCGTCGTTCCTGCTGGTCGGGTTCGTCTCGATGTACGATCCCGGGAGCGTCGATGGCTACGAGGCCCAGGTCGCGATCACGGGCGACGATCCGGACCCGCTGGTCGCCGCCGTAAACGAGCGCGAGGGGCTGAGCGGAACGCAGTACGACCGCGACGCGGCCTACGAGGCGTTCGACGACGGCTCGGTCGGCGCGGTCGTCGACGCGAATCGAGACGACGACGGGCGGCTCCTCGTCAGCGTCATCGCCCCGGACGAAGGGATCGAGACCACCCTGCTCGTCGTCCAGCTTCAGGAAACCCTCGAGCACGTCGAACTGACAGAGCGCGAGCGAAACGCCGAACACCTCGAGCGCCAGCCACTGCCCCTCCCACCCGCAGTCGAGGCGAGTCCGTACTTCGGGTTCACCTACACCGTGTTGCTCCCGCTGTTGCTCTTCTTGCCGGTGTTCATCAGCGGCTCGATCGCCGTCGACTCGTTGATCGAGGAACGCCAGCGGGGTACCCTCGAGTTGCTCCGGGTCGCGCCGCCATCGTTCGCGGACGTGGTAGCCTCGAAGCTGGTCGCGACGGCGGGAATCGCGCCGGTGCAGGCGGTCGCGTGGCTCGCCCTGTTGGTGCTCAACGGGATCGCCGTCGCCAACGTCCTCGCGCTCGTGATCCTGGTCGCTGCGTTCGCCGCGTTCGTCGTCGCCTTCGGCCTGCTCGTGGCGCTGACTGCGCCCGACCGCCGGCAGGCACAACTGCTCTACTCCGGGGGCGTCATCGGCGCGCTCGTCCTGGCGTTGCTGTTGCCGGAACACCCGGCGAACACGATCGCGAAGCTCGCCGTCGGCAATCCGGCGCCGACGACGTGGCTCTCCCTTCTCGCCTACTGTCTCGTCGGGGTCGTCGCCGTCGTCGCGCTCCGAGGGGTCGTCGATCGGCTCGATCCCGAGTCGCTGTGA
- a CDS encoding ABC transporter permease subunit: MTAEGRTDEADRSCGSDADTAGNSGTAGSQLHGVLERTGRIARWEVTRSAGTVDRTTVFVVITLVLVVGVVGPSVADAGLNLEDDLYVVGVDEESPYHDVVLESDAFRAVALPDVDNASVDLVIRDDEVEPVGDNGAPAAEAFREAVAAYNERLMRQEPNETAAQPVVVVIEYEGRSLADALEAAEDEGTAGADDEDEDAADDDATEADDGASGDGGGEVDGDGRDDAADGDRAPNASAEVAADGDAPGTISPPFPFQSLVLAFLFVVPMNFVAQAYGSTIMDERIKRRGELLLVAPVSRYEIVAGKTLPYLLALVAIVVGIAVTIGGGIVSVAAALPIALLFLAATFTGAMFARSFKELTFVTVAISVFLTTYTFVPAIFTDVTPIALISPLTLVVMDLQGDSVGLGTYLFSTGPSYLTAVVLFLFGVGSYREEDMFAQKPIPTKVIDTIASRLSSTRTVPLFTMLTIPFVFVAQLLAVALLFAAPPVLAFALIFVFAAAVEELAKSLHVYAGFARARFESTVTVAVGLGVLSGSAFFVAEKATQVVQFVGLEEFEVAVAAFGPETFAHLVTTDPLVFAGLFLAPLGLHVVTAVITAVGATRGRTVYALALAAATIVHAGYNIGVILLVT, encoded by the coding sequence ATGACCGCGGAAGGACGAACGGACGAGGCCGATCGGTCCTGCGGAAGCGACGCCGACACCGCTGGCAACTCCGGAACGGCCGGAAGTCAGCTTCACGGCGTCCTCGAGCGGACCGGTCGGATCGCCCGCTGGGAGGTCACCCGAAGCGCGGGCACCGTCGATCGGACGACGGTGTTCGTCGTGATCACGCTCGTGCTCGTCGTCGGCGTCGTCGGCCCGTCGGTCGCCGACGCCGGCCTGAACCTCGAGGACGACCTCTACGTCGTCGGCGTCGACGAGGAGAGCCCGTACCACGACGTCGTCCTCGAGAGCGACGCGTTCAGGGCGGTTGCGCTCCCGGACGTCGACAACGCGTCTGTCGACCTCGTGATCCGCGACGACGAGGTCGAACCGGTCGGCGACAACGGGGCACCGGCCGCGGAGGCGTTTCGCGAGGCGGTCGCGGCGTACAACGAACGGCTGATGCGCCAGGAACCCAACGAGACGGCCGCCCAGCCGGTCGTAGTGGTGATCGAGTACGAGGGTCGGTCGCTCGCGGACGCGCTCGAGGCGGCGGAGGACGAGGGGACTGCAGGCGCTGACGACGAGGACGAGGACGCAGCCGACGACGATGCAACCGAGGCCGACGACGGAGCGAGTGGGGACGGGGGCGGCGAGGTCGACGGTGATGGTCGGGACGACGCAGCCGACGGAGACCGCGCGCCGAACGCGAGCGCCGAGGTGGCCGCGGATGGCGACGCGCCGGGGACGATCTCGCCGCCGTTTCCCTTCCAGTCGCTCGTGCTCGCATTCTTGTTCGTCGTGCCGATGAACTTCGTCGCCCAGGCCTACGGGAGCACGATAATGGACGAACGCATCAAGCGCCGGGGGGAACTGTTGTTGGTCGCCCCCGTTTCGCGCTACGAGATCGTCGCGGGCAAGACCCTGCCGTACCTGCTCGCGCTCGTCGCGATCGTGGTCGGGATCGCAGTCACTATCGGCGGCGGAATCGTCTCGGTGGCGGCGGCGCTCCCGATCGCGCTGCTCTTTCTCGCGGCGACGTTTACCGGCGCGATGTTCGCCCGGTCGTTCAAGGAACTGACGTTCGTGACGGTGGCGATCAGCGTCTTCCTGACGACCTACACGTTCGTGCCGGCGATCTTCACCGACGTTACGCCGATCGCGTTGATCTCGCCGCTCACGCTCGTCGTGATGGATCTCCAAGGCGATTCCGTCGGGCTCGGGACGTATCTCTTCTCGACGGGCCCGTCGTACCTCACCGCCGTCGTGCTCTTCCTGTTCGGCGTCGGCAGCTACCGCGAGGAGGACATGTTCGCCCAGAAGCCGATTCCGACGAAGGTGATCGACACGATCGCGAGCCGACTCTCGAGTACGCGGACCGTCCCCCTGTTCACGATGCTCACTATCCCCTTCGTCTTCGTCGCCCAGTTGCTCGCCGTTGCACTCCTGTTCGCCGCCCCACCAGTCCTCGCGTTCGCCCTGATCTTCGTCTTCGCCGCGGCGGTCGAAGAACTCGCGAAGAGCCTCCACGTCTATGCCGGCTTCGCCCGCGCCCGGTTCGAATCGACCGTGACCGTCGCCGTCGGCCTCGGGGTCCTCTCGGGGAGTGCGTTCTTCGTCGCCGAGAAGGCGACTCAGGTCGTCCAGTTCGTCGGACTGGAGGAGTTCGAGGTCGCCGTCGCCGCCTTCGGGCCGGAGACGTTCGCCCACCTCGTGACGACCGATCCGCTCGTCTTCGCCGGGCTCTTTCTCGCACCCCTGGGGTTGCACGTCGTCACGGCAGTCATCACGGCGGTCGGTGCGACCCGCGGACGCACCGTCTACGCGCTCGCGCTCGCCGCGGCGACGATCGTCCACGCCGGCTACAACATCGGGGTGATCCTCCTTGTCACGTGA